The following are encoded in a window of Plasmodium cynomolgi strain B DNA, chromosome 4, whole genome shotgun sequence genomic DNA:
- a CDS encoding 50S ribosomal protein L7/L12 (putative), translating to MKKNALVKNALYSVKLRQNGAQANAVMSAAALRGVDLWTNKTMQKRRSSGNATNSSFDLFDKIKDINGSNRNEEEGNEESDSKKRKPSKKVLKLVDEILNLTLIEAADLCDLCQEKLDGDKQFNNAALFNRNPFPHPCSFFGAASFSSPNIPPGMNSAFPSHVGAQGAVPPGAVPPGGTPNLGSAEKNEQAGTKKKEEKKNSKSTFNVKLENFDVKNKINTIKEIRKITNVGLKEAKDMVESAPFYVQKNVPAEKAEEMKKKFEELGATIILE from the exons atgaaaaagaacGCACTAGTAAAAAACGCCCTTTATAGTGTGAAGTTGCGCCAAAATGGTGCACAAGCAAATGCAGTCATGAGCGCAGCTGCACTTAGGGGGGTAGACCTATGGACCAACAAAACCATGCAGAAACGGAGAAGCAGTGGTAATGCCACAAACAGTAGCTTCGATCTGtttgataaaataaaggatATAAACGGAAGCAACcgaaatgaggaggaaggtAATGAAGAAAGcgactcaaaaaaaaggaagccatCAAAAAAGGTGTTAAAACTTGTGGATGAAATTTTAAACCTAACCCTAATCGAAGCAGCAGATTTGTGTGACCTGTGTCAAGAAAAGTTGGACGGAGACAAACAGTTCAATAACGCAGCTCTTTTTAATAGAAATCCATTTCCACATCCCTGTAGCTTTTTCGGCGCAGCCAGTTTCTCTTCTCCAAATATACCCCCAGGAATGAACTCTGCTTTCCCCAGTCATGTCGGTGCTCAGGGTGCCGTTCCACCGGGTGCTGTCCCACCGGGTGGTACTCCCAATTTGGGTTcagcggaaaaaaatgaacaggcagggacaaaaaagaaggaggaaaaaaaaaactccaaaaGCACATTCAACGTAAAGTTGGAAAACTTCGAcgtaaagaataaaattaacaccATTAAAGAAATCCGCAAAATAACCAACGTCGGGTTGAAGGAGGCAAAGGACATGGTGGAGAGCGCCCCTTTCTATGTGCAAAAGA ACGTGCCCGCGGAAAAGGcagaagaaatgaaaaagaagttCGAGGAACTGGGCGCCACAATTATATTGGAATGA
- a CDS encoding GDP-fucose transporter (putative), translating into MKHNVAVVSSIGMYLLSSVTSVFVNKYVLMEGSVDTVLLIFIQHLSCLLPLHIFKSYLMGTQDKKGVQEHMGSLYEGLKQMWLIIASFNFTLIFGNTCLKYTNISSYQLARSMTLPFNFLFSYFFFKQINFTFLMIFACMLVSAGFFVFSVDAVSTNFHSVLYGTTVSIVQAIHLNLLKKKLMVYQNKTVMLYYNILYSSIILFIYLSITGEFFSIFRWSHRVCFYLALSCISSIFVTFSSFLCIHYTDNVVYNMFGNVKSTLQTFISKFYHSEELNVYTLVGILLTTLGSFLYTYSSEYARKQKVG; encoded by the exons ATGAAGCACAACGTCGCCGTGGTGTCGTCCATAGGCATGTACCTGCTGTCCTCCGTGACGTCCGTTTTCGTGAACAAGTATGTGCTGATGGAGGGGTCCGTGGACACGGTGCTGTTGATATTTATCCAACACCTGTCATGTCTGCTGCCCCTACATATATTTAAGAGCTACCTTATGGGGACCCAGGACAAGAAAGGAGTTCAGGAGCACATGGGATCCCTCTATGAAGGACTCAAACAAATGTGGCTGATAATCGCCtcctttaattttactttaaTATTTGGGAACACATGCTTGAAGTACACCAATATATCCTCCTACCAGCTAGCTAGATCCATGACGTTGCCTTTTAATTTCCtgttttcctattttttttttaagcaaataaattttacctTCCTGATGATATTTGCCTGCATGTTGGTTTCGGCTGGCTTCTTCGTCTTTTCCGTGGACGCCGTCAGCACCAACTTCCATTCGGTTCTCTATG GCACCACCGTCTCCATCGTCCAAGCAATCCACCTGAACCTcctaaagaaaaaattaatggtTTATCAAAACAAAACGGTCATGCtttattacaatattttgtactcctccattattttatttatttatttgtccATAACAGGAGagtttttctccatttttcgcTGGAGCCATCGTGTTTGTTTTTATCTAGCTTTGTCAT GTATTTCCTCCATCTTCGtgacattttcttccttcctgtGCATTCACTACACGGACAACGTCGTCTATAACATGTTTGGGAATGTAAAGTCCACCCTGCAGACATTTATAAGTAAATTTTATCACTCGGAGGAGCTAAACGTGTACACGCTGGTGGGCATTCTGTTGACCACCCTGGGGTCTTTCCTGTACACCTATTCGAGTGAGTACGCAAGGAAGCAGAAGGTCGGGTGA
- a CDS encoding eukaryotic peptide chain release factor subunit 1 (putative): MISLIIKNKDEVSRINKMLADELGTASNIKSRVNRLSVLSAITSTQQKLKLYSKTPPKGLVVFCGTVITEDGKEKKMSIDFEPFRPINTSLYLCDNKFHVEALKELLESDDKFGFIIVDGNGALFGTIQGNTREVIRRFTVDLPKKHGRGGQSALRFARLRLEKRHNYLRKVAEVATSVFITNDKINVSGIVLAGSADFKNDLMHSDMFDQRLFTKVIKIVDISYGGDNGFNQAIELSSEALQNVKFIQEKKLIGKFFEEIAQDTGKVVYGIDDTLKALEVGAVELLILYEGLDIIRLTTRNAITNTTRTMHLSPQDEKQESLYKENNVELEVVEKISLTDWVINNYKRYGASLDFVTNKSQEGAQFQKGFGGFGGMLRYKLDLNLYDEDVESDAELF; the protein is encoded by the exons ATGATCAGCCTTATCATCAAGAACAAGGATGAAGTTTCtcgaataaataaaatgctgGCGGACGAGCTGGGGACGGCCTCCAACATCAAAAGCCGAGTCAACCGACTCAGTGTGTTGTCTGCCATTACATCCACGCAGCAAA AGCTGAAGCTGTACAGCAAAACGCCGCCCAAAGGACTAGTGGTATTCTGCGGCACAGTCATAACGGAGGacgggaaggagaaaaaaatgtcaatcGATTTTGAGCCATTCAGACCAATAAATACAAGTCTTTACTTATGTGATAATAAATTTCATGTAGAAGCTCTAAAGGAGTTACTTGAAAGTGATGATAAATTTGGGTTCATCATAGTAGATGGAAATGGAGCCCTATTTGGTACCATACAAGGAAATACAAGAGAAGTAATAAGGAGATTTACTGTAGATCTTCCAAAGAAGCATGGTAGAGGAGGTCAAAGTGCTTTACGTTTTGCTCGTCTGAGATTAGAAAAAAgacataattatttaagaaAAGTTGCAGAAGTAGCCACTTCAGTTTTTATaacaaatgataaaattaacgTGTCAGGTATTGTACTTGCAGGAAGTGCTGATTTTAAGAACGATCTCATGCATAGTGATATGTTTGATCAGCGACTGTTCACCAAGGtgataaaaattgttgatATATCATACGGAGGAGATAATGGATTCAATCAAGCTATTGAATTAAGTTCTGAGGCTCTCCAAAATGTGAAGTttatacaagaaaaaaaattaattggaaaattttttgaagaaattgcACAAGATACAGGAAAGGTTGTCTATGGCATTGATGACACTTTGAAGGCTTTGGAGGTCGGGGCTGTGgagttattaattttatatgaaGGATTGGATATAATAAGATTGACCACAAGGAATGCTATTACGAATACAACTCGGACGATGCACCTTTCTCCTCAGGATGAGAAACAGGAATCGCTATACAAAGAAAATAACGTAGAGTTGGAGgtagtggaaaaaatttctcttACTGATTGggttataaataattacaagaGGTATGGAGCTTCTTTGGATTTCGTCACTAACAAGTCACAGGAGGGGGCCCAATTTCAGAAGGGCTTCGGGGGCTTTGGCGGCATGCTCAGGTACAAGCTGGACCTTAATTTGTATGACGAGGATGTGGAGAGCGACGCGGAGCTCTTC
- a CDS encoding hypothetical protein (putative) has product MQGVDGMSGFSSTNGFGNPSGFSTVNNFDSMENQPGMTHTSSELSAINSRSDLSRANNYHTLSGNNTYDNYRMGDYATDRSIMQNYNGMQQGYTPSGNYLEGQNANRATSPHNLNNNLVNQGISYPGNNNTQNSSYLKGNMRSSVKSTIKSSLNILSKSSNETLKKEEQVGYIPKGSAAYSIGGTVRGGRSGEIRGDLQGGQSRNLPPNEYSYGGPPFLNHQYSGGEDKLALQGSKGAQNDHSSSVRNSQMVDPSLAYGGNRGAFFYESQYSDQSSAWGGDYNAGPVYERSDFKGGSAFGVSGAGGVGGAGGIGGVSGTGGVSGAGGFDNSYGNDSSSFYGNNSASFYGNDSASFYGNDSASFYGNDSANFYGNDSANFYGNGAANFYGNNGRQIHDEQSTQQGTLHPQMFLGAANSNNCPQQVKNKARSRKGKNSSLKGEEKKASTNVQEKKAAVKNDKRTKTNSLKNENVSSIKMSASMGMGLGTSMGTNIGMGASINTDAYSNANNVSRNYNDDSYFHDGSLNAVTLNVSNGGHLGNFEGVAAVSGHMTEIVEGAQGVGTAPHYGTAPHDGTAQRDGAAQHVEGHPFEENEQLLTNSQFLESYKEYLQLQAQHPGEQKGKLSPPNSNLTLNKDLVEMILRNNKYSIGKGTGESLSNSYTNFLMNVSSSYLKKKSQGGKNGRESKLHCAEDPHVVDKGVEGYSPKVDPMERVNFPRGETQQGCATGAYVPYRGVTSETEVAKIKKEVQEEHQLGGAQQGAEAGGGGVVGGVVGVGVVGVEGGVLLKKKGTRGRKKKIQSGPVDGGNNLHEGVKVEEKEVKRKGRKRKIYVEPASQNQNDKELEKKTNECVKNTPVEEPIIYNIKVEETKIKNDDMALCFKRPKGEVPFGDDNNDSPPDFTNNVFHILSYKLNKFNGKNCINSHAEVTVLLNNFLKVVRILNHHKKILQRVYGHRFKIPSETYLRNYFEAKFPFIQCYRNRCYELADGGEEEEDGEKYGEEGGEKYGEEVDGVKAEAKAKVEVGEEAGPLLTAATARQRKVRYG; this is encoded by the exons ATGCAAGGAGTGGATGGCATGAGCGGATTTAGCAGCACCAATGGGTTTGGCAACCCCAGCGGGTTCAGCACTGTGAACAACTTCGACAGCATGGAGAATCAGCCCGGAATGACCCACACCAGCAGCGAGCTAAGTGCGATTAATAGCAGAAGTGATCTGTCGAGAGCAAATAATTATCACACCCTAAGTGGAAACAACACGTATGATAATTACCGCATGGGTGACTATGCGACGGATAGGAGCATCATGCAAAACTATAATGGCATGCAGCAAGGGTACACTCCCAGCGGCAACTACCTAGAGGGCCAAAACGCCAACAGGGCCACAAGCCCCCACAATCTAAACAACAATTTGGTAAATCAGGGAATCAGCTACCCAGGGAATAACAACACACAGAACAGCTCCTACCTAAAAGGAAATATGAGGAGTAGCGTGAAGAGCACCATAAAGAGTAGCCTCAACATTTTAAGCAAATCTTCAAATGAGACCCTcaagaaggaggagcaaGTTGGGTACATCCCTAAGGGAAGTGCAGCCTATTCAATTGGGGGTACCGTTCGTGGTGGACGTAGCGGTGAAATTAGAGGCGATCTTCAGGGGGGTCAAAGCAGGAACCTCCCTCCGAATGAATACTCCTATGGTGGCCCCCCCTTCTTGAACCATCAGTACAGCGGAGGGGAGGACAAGTTAGCGCTTCAGGGAAGCAAAGGTGCGCAGAATGACCACAGTAGCAGTGTAAGGAACAGCCAAATGGTGGACCCCAGTCTGGCGTATGGCGGCAACAGAGGGgcctttttttacgaaagCCAGTATTCTGACCAGAGTTCCGCATGGGGGGGGGACTACAACGCGGGGCCTGTGTATGAGAGGAGCGACTTCAAGGGAGGCTCCGCATTTGGCGTTAGCGGTGCAGGCGGCGTTGGCGGTGCAGGCGGCATTGGCGGCGTTAGCGGTACAGGCGGCGTTAGCGGTGCAGGCGGATTCGATAACTCCTACGGTAACGACTCCTCCAGCTTTTACGGCAACAACTCCGCCAGTTTTTATGGCAACGATTCCGCCAGCTTCTACGGAAACGATTCCGCCAGCTTCTACGGCAACGATTCCGCCAACTTCTACGGCAACGATTCCGCCAACTTCTACGGCAACGGCGCTGCCAACTTCTACGGTAACAATGGCAGGCAGATCCATGACGAGCAATCTACGCAGCAGGGGACATTGCACCCGCAGATGTTCCTCGGTGCGGCGAACAGTAACAACTGCCCCCAGCAGGTGAAGAATAAAGCGAGAtcgagaaaaggaaagaacaGCAGCctaaagggggaggagaaaaaagcaaGCACCAAcgtgcaggaaaaaaaggctgcagtgaaaaatgacaaaaggACCAAAACGAACAGCCTAAAGAATGAAAACGTATCTAGCATTAAAATGAGTGCGAGTATGGGAATGGGCCTTGGCACCAGCATGGGTACCAATATCGGCATGGGTGCCAGTATTAACACCGATGCGTACTCGAATGCGAATAACGTGAGTCGCAACTACAACGACGATAGTTACTTCCACGATGGTAGTTTGAACGCAGTCACGCTGAACGTGTCGAATGGCGGGCATTTGGGTAACTTCGAGGGGGTAGCTGCTGTGAGCGGACATATGACTGAAATTGTTGAGGGTGCCCAGGGTGTAGGAACCGCTCCGCATTATGGAACCGCTCCGCATGATGGAACGGCTCAGCGTGATGGAGCGGCTCAGCATGTTGAGGGCCACCCGTTCGAGGAAAACGAGCAGCTCCTCACCAACAGTCAGTTCCTCGAAAGCTACAAGGAATATCTGCAGCTGCAGGCGCAGCACCCAGGTGAGCAAAAAGGCAAGCTTTCCCCACCCAACAGTAACCTCACACTCAACAAAGATCTAGTGGAAATGATTTTACGAAACAACAAGTATTCAATAGGAAAAGGAACAGGAGAGAGCTTAAGTAACTCCTACACGAATTTCTTAATGAATGTAAGCTCTTcctatttgaagaaaaaatcacaGGGGGGTAAGAATGGAAGGGAGAGTAAACTGCATTGTGCTGAAGATCCCCATGTGGTGGACAAAGGTGTAGAAGGTTATTCACCCAAAGTGGATCCTATGGAGAGGGTGAACTTTCCTAGGGGAGAGACACAACAGGGATGTGCCACAGGTGCATATGTACCGTACAGAGGAGTCACAAGTGAAACGGAAGTagctaaaataaaaaaggaggtgcaGGAGGAGCACCAACTGGGTGGAGCACAGCAGGGGGCGGAGGCAGGTGGAGGGGGAGTAGTAGGAGGAGTAGTAGGAGTCGGAGTAGTAGGAGTAGAAGGAGGAGTCctgttgaagaaaaaaggaactcgaggaaggaaaaaaaaaatacaaagcgGTCCGGTAGATGGTGGAAACAACCTACATGAAGGCGtaaaagtggaagaaaaggaagtcaAGCGGAAGGgtagaaagagaaaaatatatgtagaaccagctagccaaaatcaGAATGACAAAGaactggagaaaaaaacaaacgaatgTGTAAAGAACACTCCAGTGGAAGAACCCATTATCTATAATATAAAAGtagaggaaacaaaaattaaaaatgacgatATGGCATTGTGTTTCAAAAGACCTAAAGGTGAAGTTCCATTTGGAGACGACAATAATGACTCTCCTCCAGATTTTACAAACAACGTTTTTCACATCCTGAGTTATAAACTGAACAaatttaatggaaaaaattgtataaataGCCACGCGGAGGTGACTGTTTTGCTTAATAACTTCCTCAAAGTGGTAAGGATTTTAAATCATCACAAGAAAATATTGCAGAGGGTGTATGGTCATCGGTTTAAGATCCCTAGTGAGACTTACCTGAGGAATTACTTTGAAGCCAAGTTCCCCTTTATACAGTGCTATAGAAATAGGTGCTACGAGTTGGCGgacgggggggaggaagaggaggatggGGAGAAGTACGGAGAGGAAGGGGGAGAGAAGTACGGAGAGGAAGTGGACGGCGTGAAAGCGGAAGCAAAAGCAAAAGTTGAAGTCGGAGAGGAAGCGGGGCCACTTCTCACCGCAGCCACAGCAC GTCAGCGCAAGGTCAGATATGGTTAA
- a CDS encoding hypothetical protein (putative), giving the protein MEGFNTAGFNMAGFNMEGFNMAGFNMADFNRTDFNRASSGGGTLGDPARGHPLREYKSDQMLKKKIDASIFSNLQTILPDEEKQSPPHPVGTAKGGSPSESLNKSRDAKSGANGSKSLSGEDQSREESEWPFSAYCADHWIDPFFPPSNEHMERKKKKNREKTKQNTHSSSDSAVNSPSSIFIYSKFFKNEVECMKYINLTQSTYDSRMRLLLILYKLVIIIKHRELLQDELFQKEESQALKGANISRSSPLLFFIFESVITFITPSLQVNKNSLYYILVSNILINLLTIISARNVGGGSERRSYAGHSEEHTSKHQSVVEKKRSNERSSLKHAHDAFMTDEGMNYYHQGSFYTDLFTHESFISNVKNKNNHIVFEILSNLSKKEVNKYRLVGGGREEEATDLGHTNRERRKRSLEKKKEKKSENSLIYNVPLLLSLFVRCVTLHVQNFKFHHKNLYLQRNFNALHVPSSILKCMLPANHFNISLFVNLLELFYVTIRIYNNHFVGLNRSLFHGEVHGEMHGELHGGMHGGMHGGVGASLGGDGSKEEANRGSSGANRGGSSHREGGNVGSGHAPPDGDKEHLHLYVSTLNGVLNECYEAHHENMKNRDSHVIKSNPIERMLLYFLYNRINTVYDLFYNFFLNCLREKKKKKIFDMANEYIYGFLKNDIYDHINRINHFLDSTEYYDFYVNTLTFMVLNKHTCLHIIKGDILTKLLYVPDIYHAIFDKSKTFNAIYYLNHNHQYVRNKNHIILCSLIVLLIKMLYVFVKSVRGGGGCYFDGDSFGELPLDDFFMRRVVPPVAAVKEEDEAEVDAEVDAEVEAATAAATGAAGWGAHPGDAKNAKNAQNGDRGGEKFVDGLDIMRGRPSPHADRRGSHADRRGSHAERGDGYTERDGHEEKKHRAQTENEAEFFLDAMLDIISKLSDRINFIFLKIEKINCLAIFEESYLYVELLTKTSYYCNHFNINHMLISLMSKGVEHHLFYINRILEKFIFEKEVIIDPYSPYEITASSTSESIDKEKKNRRKNDLSLFTQRVLYLCYKSILNYNTILLNIIQTPYFTYSYFVVHLYILLLKSTRLVTNIIEHFGRKNTTLIRTIKVQAGLSYVPICLDIVNTVKEKKREKIHYARGTAKSSLSCYLSDSHSGSEASNYLGEVVQYNRSIDEYINTKRVYKDDYLFNFLPEMIELKSYYDILKEILERSAFLGAFILEKLKYTCEDSCLKQILISNVCSYLIHINATLLPSNICTSNLKKKCTLIYNYVVNIHKK; this is encoded by the exons ATGGAAGGCTTCAACACGGCAGGCTTCAACATGGCAGGCTTCAACATGGAAGGCTTCAACATGGCAGGCTTCAACATGGCAGACTTCAACAGGACAGACTTCAACCGCGCATCGTCCGGAGGCGGAACACTCGGGGACCCCGCGCGGGGCCACCCCCTCAGAGAGTACAAGTCGGACCaaatgctgaaaaaaaaaatagacgcATCAATTTTTAGCAATCTTCAAACCATTTTACCAGACGAAGAGAAGCAGAGCCCTCCCCATCCTGTAGGAACAGCCAAGGGTGGTAGCCCTTCCGAATCGTTGAATAAATCTAGGGATGCAAAATCAGGTGCAAATGGATCCAAGTCGCTGTCCGGAGAGGACCAATCGAGGGAGGAGAGTGAGTGGCCTTTTAGTGCTTACTGCGCGGACCATTGGATTGACCCGTTCTTTCCGCCGAGTAATGAGCACatggaaaggaagaaaaaaaaaaacagggaaaaaacaaaacaaaacacgcACAGTAGTAGCGACTCAGCGGTGAATTCCCCCTCGagcatattcatttattccaaattttttaagaacgAAGTGGAGTgcatgaaatatattaatcTCACCCAAAGCACCTACGACAGCAGGATGCGTCTGTTGCTGATACTGTACAAACTGGTGATAATAATCAAGCATAGGGAGTTGCTACAGGATGAGCTATTCCAGAAGGAGGAAAGCCAAGCACTCAAAGGGGCCAACATAAGTAGAAGCTCTCCCCTGCTCTTTTTCATCTTCGAATCTGTGATTACTTTTATTACTCCTTCCCTGCAAGTGAACAAAAACTCGCTATACTACATCCTGGTGTCAAATATTTTGATTAATCTGCTGACCATCATAAGCGCGAGAAACGTCGGTGGAGGATCCGAGAGGCGAAGTTACGCGGGTCACTCAGAAGAACACACATCCAAGCATCAATCTGTcgtggaaaaaaagcgaagcAATGAGAGGAGTTCCCTAAAACATGCTCATGATGCATTCATGACCGATGAGGGGATGAACTACTATCACCAAGGTAGCTTTTACACAGATTTGTTTACCCACGAGTCGTTCATCtcgaatgtaaaaaataaaaacaaccACATCGTCTTTGAAATTTTGAGTAACCTTTCTAAGAAGGAAGTGAATAAGTATCGACTCGTTGGTGGGGGAAGGGAAGAGGAAGCAACTGACCTGGGACACACCAACagggaaaggagaaaacgatctttggaaaaaaaaaaagaaaaaaaaagtgaaaacaGCTTGATATATAATGTGCCACTCCTCCTCTCCCTATTCGTCCGATGTGTTACTTTGCACgtccaaaattttaaattccATCACAAGAATTTATACCTACAGAGAAACTTCAACGCTTTGCATGTGCCCAGCTCGATCCTCAAGTGCATGCTCCCCGCGAACCATTTTAACATCAGCTTGTTTGTCAATCTTTTGGAGCTATTTTACGTCACCATTCGGATATACAACAATCACTTTGTAGGACTGAACAGGTCGCTGTTCCATGGAGAGGTGCATGGCGAGATGCATGGCGAGTTGCACGGCGGGATGCACGGCGGGATGCATGGCGGGGTGGGCGCCTCACTCGGGGGCGATGGCTCCAAGGAGGAAGCCAACCGAGGAAGCAGCGGCGCAAACCGAGGAGGCAGCTCCCACCGAGAAGGAGGCAACGTCGGTAGTGGGCATGCCCCCCCGGATGGCGATAAGGAGCACCTGCACCTGTACGTATCGACGCTGAATGGGGTCCTAAATGAATGCTACGAAGCCCACCACGAAAACATGAAGAACAGAGATAGCCATGTGATCAAGTCGAACCCAATCGAGCGAATGCTTCTGTACTTTCTCTACAATAGAATTAACACCGTGTACGACCTGTTCTACAACTTCTTCTTGAATTGcctgagggaaaaaaaaaaaaaaaaaattttcgacATGGCAAATGAGTACATCTACGGGTTCTTAAAAAACGACATCTATGATCACATTAACAGAATCAACCATTTTCTGGATTCAACCGAGTACTACGATTTTTACGTGAACACGCTCACGTTCATGGTTCTAAACAAACACACGTGTTTGCATATCATCAAGGGAGACATACTCACCAAACTGCTGTACGTGCCTGACATCTATCACGCAATATTCGACAAAAGCAAGACCTTCAATGCCATATACTATTTGAACCACAACCACCAGTATGTCcgaaataaaaatcatatCATACTTTGCTCCCTCATTGTGTTGCTAATAAAGATGCTTTACGTTTTTGTGAAGAGTGTCCGGGGAGGAGGGGGTTGCTACTTCGATGGGGACTCCTTTGGAGAGCTTCCCTTGGATGACTTCTTCATGCGCAGAGTGGTCCCCCCGGTCGCGGCAGTGAAAGAGGAAGACGAAGCGGAGGTCGATGCGGAGGTCGATGCCGAGGTCGAAGCCGCAACTGCAGCCGCAACCGGAGCGGCGGGGTGGGGAGCCCACCCTGGAGacgcaaaaaatgcaaaaaatgcacaaaatggtgaccGCGGGGGAGAGAAGTTTGTGGATGGCTTGGATATCATGAGAGGGCGACCATCCCCCCACGCAGATCGCAGGGGGTCGCACGCAGATCGCAGGGGGTCGCACGCAGAACGAGGAGACGGTTACACAGAACGAGACGGCCacgaagaaaagaagcacaGGGCCCAAACGGAGAACGAAGCAGAGTTCTTCCTGGATGCCATGCTAGACATAATAAGCAAGCTGTCCGATCgaataaatttcatttttttaaaaatcgaaaaaataaactgccTTGCCATTTTCGAGGAGTCATATCTATACGTGGAGCTACTCACAAAAACGTCATACTACTGCAaccattttaatattaaccACATGCTGATATCGTTGATGAGTAAAGGAGTGGAGCACCACTTATTTTACATTAACcgaattttggaaaaatttatttttgagaAGGAAGTAATTATCGATCCGTACAGTCCATACGAAATCACAGCATCATCTACTAGTGAATCTATtgacaaggagaaaaaaaataggagaaaaaatgatttgtCTCTCTTTACCCAAAGAGTTCTTTACCTTTGCTATAAATCTATTCTAAATTACAACACCATCCTGTTGAATATAATTCAGACTCCCTACTTCACCTACTCATACTTCGTGGTGCACCTGTACATTTTGCTGTTGAAGTCTACTCGGCTGGTCACCAACATAATCGAGCACTTCGGCCGCAAAAACACGACGCTCATCCGCACG ATCAAAGTGCAGGCGGGTCTCTCGTACGTGCCCATCTGCCTGGACATCGTGAACAcggtgaaggagaaaaagagggagaaaatcCACTACGCGCGGGGCACAGCCAAGTCCAGTCTGAGCTGCTACCTAAGTGACAGTCACTCGGGAAGTGAAGCCTCCAATTATCTAGGAGAAGTTGTCCAATATAATCGATCCATCGATGAGTATATAAACACAAAGAGGGTCTACAAAGACGattatttgtttaattttctcCCAGAAATGATCGAATTGAAGAGTTACTATGATATTCTTAAAGAGATTCTTGAGAGGAGTGCCTTTTTGGGAGCcttcattttggagaaaCTAAAATATACGTGTGAAGACTCGTGTCTCAAGCAGATCCTCATAAGCAACGTCTGCTCGTACCTCATCCACATCAACGCCACTCTCTTGCCCTCCAACATCTGCACCAGTAACTTGAAGAAAAAGTGCACCTTAATTTATAACTACGTCGTGAACATACATAAGAAGTGA